In Procambarus clarkii isolate CNS0578487 chromosome 13, FALCON_Pclarkii_2.0, whole genome shotgun sequence, the following are encoded in one genomic region:
- the LOC123757106 gene encoding proteoglycan 4-like, with translation MLLEALCSWRRYAPGGAVLLKALCFWRRYAPGGAVLLEALVMPPSNIAQGVEFLLADSPADPGGRTAPLQENHSTPGEPHPSRRTTPRQENHSTPGEPHLSRRTAPLQENHSTPGEPHPSRRTTPRQENRTSPGEPPHARRTAPLQENHPTPGEPLHARRTAPLQENHPTPGEPHLSRRTTPRQENHSTPGEPHLSRRTTPRQENRTSPGEPPHARRTAPLQENHPTPGEPHLSRRTTPRQENRTSPGEPLHARRTAPLQENHSKPGEPHLSKRTTPRQENHSKPGEPHPSRRTAPLQENRTPPGEPHPSRRTAPLQENRTPPGEPPDARRTAPLQENRTPSRRTTPRQENRTPPGEPHPLQENRTPSRRTAPLQENRTPLGEPHLSRRTTACQENRTLSRRIAPPPGEPPHARRIAHLQENRTPPGEPHPSRRTAPLQENYPTPGEPHPSRRTTPRQENRTPPREPHPTRRTILRQENRTPLGEPSIPWRTAPQWGTIPQQENCTPSVELSRTRRTAPH, from the exons TCCTCCTGGCGGACTCTCCAGCAGACCCCGGCGG GAGAACCGCACCTCTCCAGGAGAACCACTCCACGCCAGGAGAACCGCACCCCTCTAGGAGAACCACTCCACGCCAGGAGAACCACTCCACGCCAGGAGAACCGCACCTCTCCAGGAGAACCGCACCTCTCCAGGAGAACCACTCCACGCCAGGAGAACCGCACCCCTCTAGGAGAACCACTCCACGCCAGGAGAACCGCACCTCTCCAGGAGAACCACCCCACGCCAGGAGAACCGCACCTCTCCAGGAGAACCACCCCACGCCAGGAGAACCACTCCACGCCAGGAGAACCGCACCTCTCCAGGAGAACCACCCCACGCCAGGAGAACCGCACCTCTCCAGGAGAACCACCCCACGCCAGGAGAACCACTCCACGCCAGGAGAACCGCACCTCTCCAGGAGAACCACCCCACGCCAGGAGAACCGCACCTCTCCAGGAGAACCACCCCACGCCAGGAGAACCGCACCTCTCCAGGAGAACCACCCCACGCCAGGAGAACCGCACCTCTCCAGGAGAACCACCCCACGCCAGGAGAACCGCACCTCTCCAGGAGAACCACTCCACGCCAGGAGAACCGCACCTCTCCAGGAGAACCACTCCAAGCCAGGAGAACCGCACCTCTCCAAGAGAACCACTCCACGCCAGGAGAACCACTCCAAGCCAGGAGAACCGCACCCCTCCAGGAGAACCGCACCCCTCCAGGAGAACCGCACCCCTCCAGGAGAACCGCACCCCTCCAGGAGAACCGCACCCCTCCAGGAGAACCGCACCCCGCCAGGAGAACCACCCGACGCCAGGAGAACCGCACCCCTCCAGGAGAACCGCACCCCATCCAGGAGAACCACCCCACGCCAGGAGAACCGCACCCCTCCAGGAGAACCGCACCCCCTCCAGGAGAACCGCACCCCCTCCAGGAGAACCGCACCCCTCCAGGAGAACCGCACCCCTCTAGGAGAACCGCACCTCTCTAGGAGAACCACCGCATGCCAGGAGAACCGCACCCTCTCCAGGAGAATCGCACCCCCTCCAGGAGAACCACCCCACGCCAGGAGAATCGCACACCTCCAGGAGAACCGCACCCCTCCAGGAGAACCGCACCCCTCCAGGAGAACCGCACCCCTCCAGGAGAACTACCCCACGCCAGGAGAACCGCACCCCTCCAGGAGAACTACCCCACGCCAGGAGAACCGCACCCCTCCAAGAGAACCGCACCCCACCAGGAGAACCATCCTACGCCAGGAGAACCGCACCCCACTAGGAGAACCTTCAATCCCCTGGAGAACCGCACCCCAGTGGGGAACCATCCCACAGCAGGAGAACTGCACCCCATCAGTAGAACTATCCCGCACCAGGAGAACCGCACCCCACTAG